In the Lepisosteus oculatus isolate fLepOcu1 chromosome 6, fLepOcu1.hap2, whole genome shotgun sequence genome, one interval contains:
- the LOC102687160 gene encoding musculin — protein MSTGSVSDTEDIQELVIHGLDLHYRSSGRDGSAKVLYNSAENSENESGTDCGNSAMKKKRGRLGPSKSQISKSHKDCKQSQRNAANARERARMRVLSKAFSRLKTSLPWVPPDTKLSKLDTLRLASSYIAHLRQLLQEDRYENSFVHPVSLTWPFVVSGRPDSDSKDVPPVSRLCGATA, from the exons ATGTCTACTGGCTCAGTCAGTGATACTGAGGACATTCAAGAGTTGGTTATTCATGGATTGGATCTTCACTACAGGAGCTCCGGACGGGATGGGTCTGCTAAAGTTTTGTACAATTCCGCAGAAAATTCGGAAAACGAGTCCGGTACAGACTGCGGCAACAGCGCCATGAAGAAAAAACGGGGCAGACTGGGACCCAGTAAAAGCCAGATTTCCAAAAGCCACAAGGATTGTAAGCAGTCTCAGAGAAACGCAGCCAATGCGAGGGAGAGAGCGAGGATGCGGGTGCTCAGCAAAGCCTTTTCACGGTTGAAAACCAGTCTGCCCTGGGTACCACCAGACACAAAACTCTCTAAACTGGACACGCTTCGACTGGCCTCAAGCTACATCGCACATCTCAGACAGCTCCTGCAAGAAGACAGGTATGAGAACAGCTTCGTGCATCCTGTAAGCTTG ACGTGGCCATTTGTGGTCTCGGGGAGACCGGACTCGGACTCGAAAGATGTTCCCCCTGTATCCAGACTGTGTGGGGCTACGGCATAG